A single genomic interval of Puntigrus tetrazona isolate hp1 chromosome 1, ASM1883169v1, whole genome shotgun sequence harbors:
- the zgc:174945 gene encoding uncharacterized protein zgc:174945, producing the protein MQLFHPTTAFLVFVLCSELKSLAMVVVKYPREPVTKAEGLSMSLMCTVEYEREDCDIEAKWWYTNSTELLPIMDPNAFLITVNETKTNELRLRKISLTIRSLKLQDSGLYQCDAKCLNSGTQAKGHLVNVTVTADPYKGMKVSTWSGQLKADAAALICSAILLLLRCY; encoded by the exons ATGCAGCTCTTTCACCCGACAACCGCCTTTCTCGTATTTGTTCTCTGCAGTGAGCTAAAATCTCTAGCGATGG TGGTTGTGAAATACCCGCGTGAACCGGTAACCAAGGCCGAAGGTCTTTCGATGTCTCTCATGTGCACAGTGGAGTATGAAAGAGAGGACTGCGACATCGAGGCCAAATGGTGGTATACAAACAGCACTGAGCTTTTGCCCATCATGGATCCAAACGCATTTCTAATCAcagtaaatgaaacaaaaacaaatgagttGAGGCTGAGGAAAATTTCCCTGACCATCAGATCCCTGAAGCTTCAGGACAGTGGCCTCTACCAGTGTGATGCCAAATGTCTCAACAGTGGGACTCAAGCGAAAGGCCATCTTGTGAATGTCACCGTCACAG CTGATCCATACAAAGGTATGAAGGTCTCGACATGGAGCGGCCAGTTAAAGGCAGATGCGGCTGCGCTAATATGTAGcgccatattattattattaagatgttATTAA
- the LOC122344706 gene encoding OX-2 membrane glycoprotein-like — translation MVYLLILILSLINRAYLSDIVAQGNTSVEFGQDASFSCTRSDASGVKQITWQRVSGTEPVQTLATYSDLYKDHVHEQYVGKVTFTAASVNSTSIKIKHATFEDEACYICSFKVYPIQPQRQTLCLTVKGVSEITASVNPAPSSAPDVVVSCSATGKPAPTILWKSAGRELNDFRETNFTTLNKDSSTTVTSNLTLPLSQFHGKYVECVARSDDTEKSDQIYVSDKDYVNLTPRSYIITVSVLIVMTVVVVIFAICLHTALKRGIFGIKSAYEEPLNAPIEEC, via the exons ATGGTGTATctactgattttaattttaagccTCATAAACAGAG CTTATCTTTCGGATATTGTAGCACAAGGGAACACATCTGTGGAGTTCGGTCAGGATGCCTCGTTCTCTTGTACGCGGTCAGACGCGTCCGGCGTCAAACAGATCACCTGGCAGCGGGTGAGCGGCACGGAGCCGGTACAAACTCTGGCTACATACAGCGATCTCTACAAGGATCACGTGCACGAACAGTATGTCGGGAAAGTCACTTTCACGGCGGCGTCAGTTAATTCAACGTCCATCAAGATCAAACACGCAACGTTTGAAGACGAGGCTTGCTACATTTGTTCCTTTAAGGTGTATCCAATCCAACCTCAACGACAGACGCTGTGTCTCACTGTTAAAG GCGTATCAGAAATAACAGCGTCGGTGAATCCTGCGCCCAGTTCTGCTCCAGATGTTGTAGTCTCGTGTTCAGCGACTGGTAAACCAGCCCCAACTATCCTCTGGAAATCTGCAGGGAGAGAGTTGAACGATTTTCGGGAAACTAATTTCACAACGCTCAACAAAGACAGTTCAACCACAGTTACGAGCAACCTCACTCTACCACTGTCACAGTTTCATGGGAAGTACGTGGAATGTGTGGCTCGGAGTGACGACACAGAGAAGAGCGACCAAATCTATGTGTCTGATAAAGATTATG tgaaCCTTACACCAAGAAGTTACATCATTACAGTTTCAGTCCTCATTGTCATGACTGTTGTGGTTGTCATTTTTGCCATCTGTCTTCACACTGCACTAAAGA GAGGTATTTTTGGGATAAAATCTGCTTATGAGGAACCCCTTAATGCCCCAATCGAGGAATGTTAA
- the LOC122344694 gene encoding OX-2 membrane glycoprotein-like — translation MLVLGTWKSPRLSYMYLSLLTERSQTIMLRLLIVLSFLRGAYLSDIVAQGNTSVEFGQDASFSCTRSDASGVKQITWQRVSGTEPVQTLATYSDLYKDHVHEQYVGKVTFTAASVNSTSIKIKHATFEDEACYICSFKVYPIQPQRQTLCLTVKGVSEITASVNPAPSSAPDVVVSCSATGKPAPTILWKSAGRELNDFRESNFTTLNKDSSTTVTSNLTLPLSQFHGKYVECVARSDDTEKSDQIYVSDKDYKDNEVTLRNYIIPILVLIVISILIFVIYCHSKDKDQKSACMV, via the exons ATGCTGGTACTTGGAACTTGGAAGTCCCCCCGGTTAAGTTATATGTATCTCAGTCTACTCACTGAAAGAAGCCAGACAATCATGCTTCGCCTTCTGATCGTTTTAAGTTTCCTCAGAGGAG CTTATCTTTCAGATATTGTAGCACAAGGGAACACATCTGTGGAGTTCGGTCAGGATGCCTCGTTCTCTTGTACGCGGTCAGACGCGTCCGGCGTCAAACAGATCACCTGGCAGCGGGTGAGCGGCACGGAGCCGGTACAAACTCTGGCTACATACAGCGATCTCTACAAGGATCACGTGCACGAACAGTATGTCGGGAAAGTCACTTTCACGGCGGCGTCAGTTAATTCAACGTCCATCAAGATCAAACACGCAACGTTTGAAGACGAGGCTTGCTACATTTGTTCCTTTAAGGTGTATCCAATCCAACCTCAACGACAGACGCTGTGTCTCACTGTTAAAG GCGTATCAGAAATAACAGCGTCGGTGAATCCTGCGCCCAGTTCTGCTCCAGATGTTGTAGTCTCGTGTTCAGCGACTGGTAAACCAGCCCCAACTATCCTCTGGAAATCCGCAGGGAGAGAGTTGAACGATTTTCGGGAAAGTAATTTCACAACGCTCAACAAAGACAGTTCAACCACAGTTACGAGCAACCTCACTCTACCACTGTCACAGTTTCATGGGAAGTACGTGGAATGTGTGGCTCGGAGTGACGACACAGAGAAGAGCGATCAAATCTATGTGTCTGATAAAGATTATAAAG ACAATGAAGTCACTTTAAGAAATTATATCATTCCAATTCTGGTCTTGATTGTCATCAGTATTCTCATCTTCGTCATCTATTGTCACTCCAAGG ataaagatCAAAAATCTGCTTGCATGGTTTGA